The following are encoded in a window of Clostridium thermarum genomic DNA:
- a CDS encoding serine hydrolase, whose protein sequence is MKDIKKFLDSRIGDYSFYFEDLSSGYVYAMNENVRMPAAGSMKLPIAIALFKEVQPGKIDINMKVKVKAEDMVYSTGILHEFSERDYSVKELLTAMLLHSDNTAANKLIDIIGMDRINEIIRDMRLANTVLNRKSIDERKSHSEVQNYTSAMDLSKCWRILYNETFVDKENSRIIIDILKRQQLKNKLSYYYPERIKREIANKTGDIDNVENDTALMSINKGSFIITVMSSNLPNNVYGQITLARVGKMALDIIEAGWD, encoded by the coding sequence ATGAAGGATATAAAGAAATTTCTTGATAGCAGAATAGGGGATTATAGCTTCTATTTTGAAGACCTGAGCAGCGGATATGTATATGCAATGAATGAAAACGTTAGAATGCCTGCAGCAGGTTCCATGAAGCTTCCGATAGCTATTGCTCTTTTTAAAGAAGTGCAGCCGGGGAAGATAGACATAAATATGAAAGTAAAAGTTAAGGCTGAGGATATGGTGTACAGTACAGGAATACTTCACGAGTTCAGTGAGAGAGATTATAGTGTAAAGGAATTACTTACTGCAATGCTTCTTCATAGCGATAACACTGCTGCAAATAAGTTGATTGACATTATTGGAATGGATAGAATAAATGAAATTATACGTGATATGAGATTGGCAAATACTGTATTAAACAGAAAATCTATAGACGAAAGAAAAAGCCATAGTGAAGTTCAAAATTATACTTCTGCAATGGACCTTTCAAAATGCTGGAGAATCCTTTATAATGAAACTTTTGTAGATAAGGAAAACAGTAGAATAATAATAGATATATTAAAAAGACAGCAACTTAAAAATAAATTAAGCTACTATTACCCTGAGAGAATAAAAAGAGAAATTGCCAATAAGACTGGAGACATAGATAATGTAGAAAACGATACGGCATTAATGAGCATAAATAAGGGAAGCTTTATTATTACAGTGATGTCAAGTAATTTACCCAATAACGTTTATGGTCAGATAACTTTGGCGAGAGTGGGCAAAATGGCTTTAGATATTATTGAAGCAGGATGGGACTAA
- a CDS encoding 6-phosphofructokinase: MSNKIKKIALLTGGGDCPGLNAVIRAVTRTAILQYGYEVIGYKFGYRGLYNNDYVPLTLDSVSGILHRGGTILYSSNKDNLFDYLVEENGKMVKKDVSDVAVENLKEAGVDALVVIGGDGTLTSARDFARKGVNVIGVPKTIDNDLAATDVTFGFNTAIEIATEALDRLHTTAESHHRIMLCEVMGRNAGWIALEAGIAGSADVILLPEIPYDINKIVEKIREREAQGRVFSIIVVAEGARPKDGEVVVSKIVEDSPDPIRLGGIANKLAYDLEKLIKDHEIRSTVLGHIQRGGNTSTYDRILSTRYGVAAVDLINAGKFGNMVCLKGDTISYESLENVIGNNKNVDPNGELVRVAKSIGISFAE, from the coding sequence ATGTCAAACAAAATTAAAAAAATAGCCTTATTAACTGGTGGAGGAGATTGCCCAGGATTAAACGCAGTTATCAGAGCGGTTACAAGAACAGCAATACTACAGTACGGTTATGAAGTAATAGGATATAAGTTTGGGTATAGAGGCCTTTACAACAACGACTATGTTCCTCTTACTTTAGATAGCGTTTCAGGTATCCTTCACAGAGGAGGAACTATTCTATATAGTTCAAACAAAGATAACCTATTTGACTACCTCGTTGAAGAAAATGGAAAAATGGTTAAAAAGGACGTATCAGACGTTGCGGTTGAAAATCTTAAAGAAGCAGGCGTTGATGCACTAGTTGTAATAGGTGGAGACGGTACATTAACAAGTGCAAGAGATTTTGCAAGAAAAGGTGTAAATGTTATAGGCGTACCTAAGACAATAGACAATGACTTAGCTGCTACAGACGTAACTTTTGGGTTTAATACAGCTATAGAAATAGCAACTGAAGCTCTTGACAGATTACATACAACCGCTGAGTCTCATCACAGAATTATGTTGTGTGAAGTTATGGGAAGAAATGCAGGTTGGATAGCACTAGAAGCTGGTATAGCAGGGTCAGCTGATGTAATCCTATTACCTGAAATTCCATATGATATCAACAAGATAGTAGAAAAAATAAGAGAAAGAGAAGCTCAAGGAAGGGTATTCAGCATCATAGTTGTTGCTGAAGGAGCTAGACCTAAGGATGGAGAAGTTGTTGTAAGCAAGATAGTTGAAGATAGCCCAGATCCAATTAGATTAGGCGGTATAGCAAATAAGTTAGCTTATGATTTAGAAAAGCTTATAAAGGATCATGAAATTAGAAGCACAGTATTAGGTCATATTCAAAGAGGCGGAAATACTTCAACCTATGACAGAATACTATCAACAAGATATGGAGTTGCTGCTGTAGACTTAATTAATGCTGGCAAGTTTGGAAACATGGTATGCTTAAAGGGAGACACAATTTCCTATGAAAGCTTAGAAAATGTTATTGGAAACAATAAGAATGTGGATCCAAATGGTGAGTTGGTAAGAGTAGCAAAGAGTATAGGGATATCCTTTGCAGAATAA
- a CDS encoding transglutaminase domain-containing protein codes for MTINKRFRYLVLSMIVLLILSGCKNVNTNKGLKITKWDNFYEGNNIHFYYEDFNNTNIEELNSSYKLNENIGHSGDELERSLKIVEWMKTLMEYNKGSIGTKEDALTILKEVETTKKASDREFSIVFSQASTAIGIYARRGEFRLKEASTTNGEDYYKVNEIWSDKFNKWIMIDPSTGVYIKKDNVPLSAMELVKNGLENVEAVGVKESKKYIEKLEKLLYSYSIPIDNGIYGRKRSNTYITYLKKGEVPTLKMSQGFVVPSIYVNSDILFNISPKIVYTDDKSDTIPTLVIMKKSGEDTITDDKTFVVGVFMNSVMLETYQLKINEEPWKKIDMYTDFVLNEGVNTISLSLNGSDILRQIVIEY; via the coding sequence ATGACTATCAATAAAAGATTCAGATATTTAGTTCTAAGTATGATAGTGTTATTAATTTTATCAGGCTGCAAGAATGTAAATACAAATAAAGGCCTCAAAATTACCAAATGGGATAATTTTTATGAGGGAAATAATATACACTTTTATTATGAAGATTTTAATAATACCAATATAGAAGAATTAAATAGCAGCTATAAATTAAATGAAAACATAGGACATTCCGGAGATGAGTTGGAAAGATCCTTAAAGATTGTTGAATGGATGAAGACCTTAATGGAGTACAATAAAGGGAGTATAGGAACCAAGGAAGATGCACTAACTATTTTAAAAGAAGTAGAGACTACTAAAAAGGCATCAGATAGAGAATTTTCTATTGTGTTCAGTCAAGCTTCTACTGCTATAGGTATATATGCCAGAAGGGGAGAGTTTAGGCTAAAAGAGGCATCCACAACTAATGGAGAAGATTACTACAAAGTTAATGAGATTTGGAGTGATAAATTTAATAAGTGGATAATGATAGATCCGTCTACAGGTGTATATATTAAAAAAGATAATGTTCCCCTAAGTGCCATGGAACTGGTTAAAAATGGACTTGAAAATGTTGAGGCTGTTGGCGTAAAGGAGTCTAAAAAATATATTGAAAAACTTGAAAAGCTTCTATACTCCTACAGTATACCAATTGACAACGGGATATATGGAAGAAAAAGAAGCAATACCTATATTACCTATCTAAAAAAAGGTGAAGTACCTACGTTAAAAATGAGTCAAGGCTTTGTGGTGCCATCTATATATGTAAACAGTGATATCTTGTTCAATATTTCACCTAAGATAGTATATACAGATGATAAAAGTGATACAATTCCTACACTGGTTATAATGAAGAAGTCGGGAGAAGATACAATAACAGATGATAAAACCTTTGTAGTGGGAGTATTTATGAATAGTGTCATGCTAGAGACCTATCAGCTTAAGATTAATGAAGAGCCGTGGAAAAAGATTGACATGTACACAGACTTTGTCTTAAATGAAGGAGTAAACACTATAAGTTTATCTCTAAACGGAAGTGATATTTTAAGGCAAATTGTTATTGAATATTAG
- a CDS encoding tetratricopeptide repeat protein has translation MGNKMRFIKENYLDKMLNCKKYLLRIKKVMSSNPNIMIYTCSVVFAVGISSFGIYRAEKNKASMPVPTTATANVENTNKESEMADLAESYFYEGQYEKAIEEYEKLSQEYAYNPIWPVKIAEIYSTQGNIESSNIYLKKSKEIREKNSTDIENIRLQDQNYEKKDAEAANYIIFTEYMNRNFKEALEYGEKALEVYPKNKKLIMTMIPVFLANNNMDMAKQLIEKYPIDTNSSYDVAKLAYLNILVDKWDVGLDLLKISWDIDSDEYKVFDVLAHISKYNKDMLLEKVTQLSEAKPDEPAYKMWLAKIYSMREETAEMAQSFWDEAAPKDTGNFMKVVIQARIYQNSNKIAEADELINKIIEDGGDDYRILHTVSLFYFEKGNYEKALEYCKRSIQKNKQYPDNYGFLMTDILKAMGKSNEGEPYFRTALYLEPYNYNIIHAIANYYWHTAENTEKALEYFHFFEIVRPNDPEIKYSIASIHTANGNFDEAIVKLKECIEIDTSVPKYHRTLGTIYMQQEKFDLGIAEIRNAYQADKEDILALNNAGCYYIMVEGDVVRGRYNLEKAAEGITDSVDEYTKQTIKENLQKAEDIYEKYNSGKSDEVINVPEFKLFY, from the coding sequence ATGGGAAACAAGATGAGATTTATTAAAGAAAATTATTTAGATAAGATGTTGAATTGTAAAAAATATTTACTTAGAATAAAAAAAGTTATGTCTAGTAATCCGAATATAATGATTTATACGTGTTCTGTGGTATTTGCTGTTGGAATAAGCAGTTTCGGGATATACAGAGCTGAAAAAAATAAAGCTTCCATGCCAGTACCTACTACTGCTACCGCAAATGTTGAAAATACCAATAAAGAAAGTGAAATGGCTGATCTTGCCGAATCATATTTTTATGAAGGCCAGTATGAAAAGGCAATTGAGGAGTATGAAAAGTTATCACAAGAATACGCATATAATCCAATTTGGCCTGTAAAAATTGCTGAAATTTATTCGACACAAGGAAATATTGAGAGTTCAAATATATATTTAAAGAAATCCAAGGAAATACGAGAGAAAAATTCTACAGATATTGAAAATATTAGACTTCAAGATCAAAATTATGAAAAAAAGGATGCTGAGGCTGCAAATTATATTATTTTTACTGAATACATGAACAGGAACTTTAAAGAAGCTTTAGAGTATGGAGAAAAGGCGCTGGAAGTATATCCTAAAAATAAAAAGTTAATAATGACCATGATACCTGTTTTTTTAGCTAATAATAACATGGATATGGCTAAGCAATTAATTGAAAAATATCCTATCGATACAAATTCGTCCTACGATGTAGCCAAATTAGCATACTTGAATATACTCGTAGATAAGTGGGATGTAGGATTAGACTTGTTGAAGATATCGTGGGATATAGATTCGGATGAGTATAAGGTATTTGATGTTTTAGCTCATATTTCAAAATATAATAAAGATATGCTACTGGAAAAGGTTACACAGCTTTCAGAGGCAAAACCCGATGAGCCGGCTTATAAAATGTGGCTTGCAAAGATATATTCCATGAGAGAAGAAACTGCAGAAATGGCACAGAGCTTTTGGGATGAAGCAGCCCCAAAAGACACAGGAAACTTTATGAAAGTAGTTATCCAGGCTCGAATATATCAAAATAGCAACAAAATTGCTGAGGCTGATGAACTTATTAATAAAATAATTGAGGATGGCGGTGACGATTATAGAATCCTTCATACCGTAAGCTTATTCTACTTTGAAAAAGGAAACTATGAAAAAGCCTTAGAATACTGCAAGAGATCAATCCAAAAGAATAAACAGTATCCTGATAATTATGGATTCCTTATGACTGATATACTAAAGGCCATGGGTAAAAGTAATGAGGGAGAACCTTACTTTAGGACGGCTCTGTATCTGGAACCCTATAATTATAATATAATTCATGCCATTGCCAATTATTATTGGCATACCGCAGAAAATACTGAGAAGGCTCTTGAGTATTTCCATTTCTTTGAAATTGTAAGACCTAATGATCCTGAAATAAAGTATAGTATTGCCAGCATCCATACCGCTAACGGAAACTTTGACGAGGCCATAGTAAAATTAAAGGAATGTATAGAGATTGATACTTCGGTACCAAAATATCATAGGACCCTTGGTACTATATATATGCAACAAGAAAAGTTTGATTTGGGAATAGCTGAAATTAGAAATGCCTATCAAGCTGATAAAGAAGATATTCTAGCTTTAAATAATGCCGGTTGCTATTACATCATGGTAGAAGGCGATGTTGTCCGAGGAAGATACAACCTCGAGAAGGCGGCAGAAGGAATTACTGATTCTGTAGATGAATATACTAAGCAGACAATCAAAGAAAACTTACAAAAAGCAGAGGATATCTACGAAAAATATAATAGCGGTAAAAGTGATGAAGTTATTAATGTTCCGGAGTTTAAACTATTCTATTAA
- a CDS encoding CapA family protein, whose amino-acid sequence MGKRYRKNTTKETILNTAVFLAIAAVLFSGGFFAYEAISKYLYSSKEVIQDSKEVIKNNDDNSKETESPDREPTPQETPVEVIKETNVLISAVGDCTIGTDDNFNQATSLPTVVQKNDGSPSYLFNNVAHIFKEDDITIANLETTFTTSNVKRNKGTGRVFHFKGDPSLAESLVTASIEGVNLSNNHIYDYGTKGFTDTIDTLENYDVAYFGEGYKWVKEVKGIKFAFLGYQGWVYSQELIDKVKTDIETLKAEDAVVIVSFHWGDEGMYLHNDTQTKLAYFAIDNGADLVLGHHPHVIQGVEKYKDRYICYSLGNFCFGGNSNPKDKDTLIFQADFKFTDDKLTSLGVRVIPCSVSSVPNTNDYRPTPLAGDAKIKLLEKINKYSIDLGYTINDNFNYLDIK is encoded by the coding sequence ATGGGTAAGAGATACCGTAAAAATACAACCAAAGAAACCATTCTCAATACTGCTGTTTTTTTAGCCATTGCTGCTGTATTATTTTCAGGAGGATTCTTTGCCTATGAAGCTATATCAAAATACCTATACTCCAGTAAAGAAGTAATTCAAGACAGCAAGGAAGTAATAAAAAATAATGATGATAATTCCAAGGAAACTGAATCTCCAGATAGGGAGCCAACACCTCAAGAGACACCTGTTGAGGTTATTAAAGAGACTAATGTTTTAATAAGTGCAGTTGGAGATTGTACAATCGGAACTGACGATAATTTTAATCAAGCTACATCATTGCCCACAGTAGTACAAAAAAATGACGGTAGTCCCAGTTACCTCTTTAATAACGTAGCACATATTTTCAAGGAAGATGATATTACCATTGCCAATTTAGAAACTACCTTTACTACCTCAAATGTTAAAAGGAATAAGGGAACCGGTCGAGTGTTTCATTTTAAAGGGGACCCCTCTTTGGCTGAATCTCTTGTCACTGCATCCATAGAAGGAGTTAACTTATCAAACAATCATATTTATGACTATGGCACTAAAGGGTTCACTGATACCATTGATACTCTTGAAAATTATGATGTGGCCTACTTTGGAGAAGGATACAAGTGGGTAAAAGAAGTAAAGGGTATTAAATTTGCTTTCTTAGGCTATCAGGGTTGGGTGTACAGCCAAGAATTAATAGATAAGGTAAAAACTGACATCGAAACCCTAAAAGCTGAAGATGCTGTAGTTATAGTTTCTTTTCACTGGGGAGATGAAGGCATGTACCTCCACAATGATACCCAGACGAAATTGGCTTACTTTGCTATAGATAACGGTGCAGACTTGGTATTGGGCCATCATCCTCATGTTATCCAAGGTGTAGAAAAATATAAGGACAGGTATATCTGTTACAGCTTGGGTAATTTTTGCTTTGGTGGTAATAGCAATCCAAAAGACAAGGATACATTGATTTTCCAAGCGGATTTCAAATTTACCGACGATAAGTTGACTTCCTTAGGCGTAAGGGTGATTCCCTGCAGTGTGTCTTCAGTACCTAACACTAACGATTATAGGCCAACACCTCTTGCCGGTGATGCAAAAATTAAGTTGTTGGAGAAGATTAATAAATATAGCATAGATCTTGGCTATACAATAAATGACAATTTTAATTACTTAGATATTAAATAA
- a CDS encoding Mur ligase family protein produces the protein MTKIKIKSLLSILLSKAVLLISKKFLKGGSNFPGRVALKIDKNILKVVAKHYKTILITGTNGKTTTTSMIYNIIKKSGQPVITNSTGANMLPGITASFIDNYRLLKRNKESYAVIEVDEANLKFITKYITPEIITITNLFRDQLDRYGEVYTTLNKIMEGLENLKGSTLVLNGDESLLGDLSVEGNNIVYYGFNTSPQNSKELEVNADARFCKKCKEPYSYNLITYNHLGDFYCSGCGYRRPQLKYAVTAISEMTPYYSKISINDRNIIIGQPGVYNIYNGLCAYSVCSELGVTDEVIYDSLKNQSSHFGRQETLNVEGKEVKIVLVKNPAGYNQALDTLSLDNRNFSAAFLLNDNYADGRDISWIWDVNFEQATTLKIDDIIVGGVRAYDMAIRLKIAGFDPESFKICHSFEKIVDSIKSSKSDFIYILATYTAMIDFRKYLHSKGYIEKLW, from the coding sequence GTGACAAAAATTAAGATTAAGTCTCTTTTAAGTATACTTCTTTCAAAAGCAGTGTTGCTAATATCCAAGAAATTCTTGAAGGGCGGAAGTAATTTCCCCGGAAGAGTGGCATTAAAGATAGACAAGAACATTTTAAAAGTTGTTGCAAAACATTATAAAACTATATTAATAACTGGTACCAATGGGAAAACAACAACCACTAGCATGATTTATAATATTATAAAAAAGTCAGGTCAGCCCGTTATTACTAATAGTACAGGTGCTAACATGCTACCCGGTATAACCGCTTCCTTTATAGACAACTATCGACTTCTTAAAAGAAATAAAGAAAGTTATGCAGTAATCGAAGTGGATGAGGCAAATTTGAAATTTATTACAAAGTATATAACCCCTGAAATAATTACAATTACCAATCTCTTTAGAGATCAGCTGGACCGCTATGGTGAAGTATATACTACCTTGAATAAAATTATGGAGGGACTAGAGAACTTAAAAGGCTCTACATTAGTATTAAACGGCGATGAATCACTATTAGGTGATTTGAGTGTAGAAGGCAACAACATAGTTTATTATGGCTTTAATACCAGCCCACAAAACAGCAAAGAATTAGAGGTTAATGCTGATGCAAGGTTTTGCAAGAAATGTAAAGAGCCCTATAGCTATAATTTGATAACTTACAATCATCTTGGAGACTTTTACTGCTCCGGTTGCGGTTATAGGCGACCCCAGTTAAAGTATGCAGTTACTGCAATCAGTGAGATGACTCCCTATTATTCTAAGATCTCCATCAATGATAGAAACATAATCATTGGCCAGCCCGGTGTTTATAATATCTATAACGGGCTATGCGCTTACTCTGTTTGTTCAGAACTGGGCGTTACTGATGAAGTAATATATGATTCCTTGAAAAATCAGAGCAGCCACTTCGGAAGACAAGAAACCCTTAATGTTGAGGGCAAGGAAGTGAAAATAGTCTTAGTTAAGAATCCTGCAGGATATAACCAAGCTCTAGACACTCTGAGCTTGGATAACAGAAACTTCAGTGCTGCTTTCTTACTTAATGACAATTATGCTGATGGGCGCGATATATCATGGATATGGGATGTTAATTTTGAGCAAGCCACCACTTTAAAGATCGATGATATCATCGTTGGTGGAGTAAGAGCTTATGATATGGCAATAAGACTTAAAATTGCAGGTTTTGACCCTGAAAGCTTTAAAATCTGCCACAGCTTTGAGAAAATAGTTGACAGCATAAAGTCATCAAAGAGTGATTTTATTTATATACTTGCCACTTATACTGCAATGATAGATTTTAGAAAATATCTTCATAGCAAAGGATATATTGAGAAACTATGGTAA
- a CDS encoding type 1 glutamine amidotransferase, translated as MELNICHLYPDLLNVYGDVGNILILKYRAEKRGIKVNVINCSIGDPFEGEKYDIVFFGGGQDYEQSIVSPDLINEKKAALQSYIENNGVLLAICGGYQLLGKYYTTPEGEKLEGLGILDIYTEGGDTRFIGNTVIYNEEFNETYAGFENHSGRTYTGDLKPLGKTLLGYGNNGEDGKEGCIYKNTFCSYFHGSLLSKNPELADRLLMAALKNRYGYVDLTPLDDSLELQARQHIINKIEKK; from the coding sequence TTGGAGTTGAACATATGCCACCTCTATCCCGATCTACTGAATGTATATGGCGACGTAGGTAATATTCTGATTTTAAAATACAGGGCAGAAAAAAGAGGAATAAAGGTAAATGTAATAAATTGTTCCATAGGCGACCCCTTTGAAGGTGAAAAATACGATATAGTATTTTTCGGAGGGGGACAGGACTATGAACAATCTATAGTTTCACCGGATTTAATTAATGAAAAAAAGGCTGCTCTTCAAAGCTATATAGAAAATAACGGTGTACTCCTTGCCATTTGCGGCGGATATCAGCTTTTGGGAAAATATTATACTACGCCCGAGGGCGAAAAGCTTGAGGGCTTAGGTATTTTGGATATCTATACCGAGGGTGGAGACACACGGTTTATAGGAAACACCGTAATCTACAATGAAGAATTTAATGAAACCTATGCAGGCTTTGAGAATCACTCCGGAAGAACCTATACAGGTGATTTAAAGCCTCTTGGTAAGACTCTCCTTGGTTATGGTAATAATGGTGAAGACGGCAAGGAAGGCTGTATATACAAAAATACCTTCTGCAGCTATTTCCATGGCTCCCTACTTTCAAAAAATCCAGAACTTGCAGACAGGCTATTGATGGCTGCTCTAAAAAACAGATATGGCTATGTAGACCTTACTCCTCTGGATGACAGCCTGGAGCTTCAAGCACGCCAACATATTATTAATAAGATTGAGAAGAAGTAA
- a CDS encoding polysaccharide deacetylase family protein produces the protein MNNEKSLYMLYRNKRKMMSFSLFIITFFIVSMAFAIRYFSILQRETGNSVACLSPFSVFPSDDEKNIGIPEKRNNQPLYPKEVYLTFDDGPTKKNTTAILDILEKNDIRATFFIIGELVEKNSEIIKRMRDSGMAVLPHCYIHDYSIYKNIDEYFHDLNSCIEAIQNVTGETVPAFIRMPGGSDNSVGRKEELRKIREALKDNAIRYVDWNVSSMDASANVVDMNIIVNSVISSSKNKKLAVVLMHDANSKVTTVEALPEIIRFFKDEGFVFRTFKDITEEEEREMIKRRIIYK, from the coding sequence ATGAATAATGAAAAGTCATTATATATGTTATATCGTAATAAAAGAAAAATGATGAGCTTCAGCCTTTTTATAATTACTTTTTTTATTGTAAGTATGGCTTTTGCTATTAGATACTTTTCTATTTTACAAAGAGAGACTGGAAATAGTGTGGCTTGTCTAAGCCCCTTTTCCGTCTTTCCTTCTGATGATGAAAAGAATATCGGCATACCTGAAAAAAGAAATAATCAGCCTTTATATCCAAAGGAGGTATACTTAACTTTTGACGATGGTCCCACAAAGAAGAATACTACGGCTATCTTGGATATATTAGAGAAAAATGATATAAGGGCAACCTTTTTTATAATAGGTGAACTAGTTGAAAAAAATTCTGAAATTATAAAGAGGATGAGAGACAGCGGGATGGCTGTTTTACCTCACTGCTATATTCATGATTATTCCATTTATAAAAATATTGATGAGTATTTTCATGATCTTAACAGTTGTATAGAGGCTATTCAGAATGTAACCGGAGAGACTGTTCCAGCTTTTATCAGAATGCCGGGTGGTTCTGATAATAGTGTTGGCCGCAAAGAAGAGTTGAGAAAAATAAGAGAAGCCTTGAAGGATAATGCCATCAGATATGTAGACTGGAATGTAAGTTCAATGGACGCAAGTGCCAATGTTGTAGATATGAATATTATAGTTAACAGTGTAATTAGCAGCTCAAAGAATAAAAAACTCGCAGTTGTTCTAATGCACGATGCCAATAGTAAAGTCACTACAGTGGAGGCCCTTCCGGAGATAATTAGATTTTTTAAGGATGAAGGCTTTGTATTTAGAACCTTCAAAGACATAACGGAAGAAGAAGAGCGTGAGATGATTAAGAGAAGGATAATATATAAATAG
- the galE gene encoding UDP-glucose 4-epimerase GalE, protein MAILVCGGAGYIGSHMVAQLIENGEDVIIVDNFQKGHRDAVAGRKVYEGDLRDREFLDKVFSENNIEAVIDFAADSLVGESVTEPLKYFNNNVGGTITLLETMRDHNVKYIVFSSTAATYGEPDRIPIQEDDKTVPTNPYGESKLMVEKVLKWASNAYGIKYTALRYFNAAGAHPNGSIGEDHRPESHLIPLIIQAALGQREKIMIFGDDYDTPDGTCIRDYIHVMDLADAHLLALNRMRNGGESAIFNLGNGKGFSVKEVIDATRKVTGRDIKEEVAPRRAGDPAVLVASSQKAIIELNWQPKYNSLETIIETAWKWHLSHPNGYEK, encoded by the coding sequence ATGGCAATATTAGTATGTGGTGGAGCAGGTTATATTGGAAGTCACATGGTGGCCCAATTAATCGAGAATGGCGAGGATGTTATAATAGTAGATAATTTTCAAAAAGGACACAGAGACGCTGTAGCTGGAAGAAAAGTTTACGAAGGTGACCTAAGAGACAGAGAATTTTTAGATAAGGTTTTCTCTGAGAATAATATAGAAGCGGTTATTGATTTTGCAGCTGATTCACTGGTTGGTGAAAGTGTTACAGAGCCATTGAAATATTTTAATAACAATGTTGGAGGAACCATAACTCTTTTAGAAACTATGAGGGATCACAATGTAAAATATATCGTGTTTTCCTCAACTGCTGCAACATATGGTGAGCCGGACAGAATCCCGATACAAGAGGACGATAAAACTGTACCAACAAATCCCTATGGTGAATCAAAACTGATGGTGGAAAAAGTATTAAAGTGGGCAAGTAATGCCTATGGAATAAAGTACACTGCCTTAAGGTACTTTAATGCTGCAGGGGCTCATCCAAATGGAAGTATAGGAGAAGATCATAGACCGGAAAGTCATCTTATACCATTGATAATTCAAGCAGCTCTAGGACAAAGAGAAAAGATAATGATATTCGGTGACGACTATGATACCCCAGATGGCACTTGTATCAGAGACTATATCCATGTTATGGACTTGGCTGATGCACATCTTCTTGCTCTAAACAGAATGAGAAATGGTGGAGAAAGTGCGATATTTAATCTTGGAAACGGTAAGGGCTTCTCTGTAAAAGAGGTTATAGACGCTACCAGAAAGGTAACAGGAAGAGATATAAAAGAGGAGGTAGCACCAAGAAGAGCAGGAGATCCAGCAGTATTGGTAGCATCCTCACAAAAGGCTATTATAGAATTAAATTGGCAGCCTAAGTATAATTCTCTTGAGACCATAATCGAAACCGCTTGGAAGTGGCATTTATCACATCCAAATGGTTACGAAAAATAA